From the Hevea brasiliensis isolate MT/VB/25A 57/8 chromosome 13, ASM3005281v1, whole genome shotgun sequence genome, the window CCAATGGTGAGAGTGCTTTCCCTTCTGCGATCCATCGCCTCCTATACACTTGCCTTGCATTTTTGCTGAACTTTTGCATCTCTGTCTCACACTCGTGCTCAAATTGTGAGAGCTTGAACAAGCATGTTTGTGTGGATTGTTCTCCTCTAAGTCCACTACGTTGCAACTTCCATTACCACAATCCTTCATTTCATTCTGCAGCCCTTCAGCTGAGTCTAAGCACTTATTATTCCCACATGATAATTTCTTATTTGCATCATTCGACTCACACATTGAAGCACAGATTTGCAAGTCTTGAGGTTTACACATTTTTGCAACCTTTTGGTTAGAGCAGCAAGGCTTGTAATAATGACATGAATCTCTATTATCACATTTCTCAATATTTTCTGCAGCTGATATTTTGCGGCATTTTTCTCCACGCTTGTGGGTTTCCCGTAAAAGCAACATGCTGTTAAAGATCACTAGCAGACAGGTGCCGACATCGGCAAGGACAGCAGCCCAAACAAGAGGGTGACCAGCAAAAGCCAAGGCAAGGATCGCAGACTTGATAGATATTGAGAGAATGACATTCTCAATTACTTTCCTATGAGACTTTCTTGCAAGCTGGATCGCTTTGGGTACTTTTCTGATGTCATTGGACATAAGAATGACATGTCCTGTCTCAGTTGCAAGTGCTGAACCTGAAATTCCCATTGAGATACCAATATCAGCTGTAGCCAATGCAGGGGCATCATTTAGTCCATCTCCAATCATTGCTGTTGGTCCTTCCTTCTTAAATGTTTCCAAAATCCTAGCCTTGTCTTCAGGTAGGAGTTCTGCATGGACTGCTTCAATTGCATGTTCTAGCTGCAGGTAGCATCATTCAAATCTTATGCAAGTCAATAAATTAACATTAACACATACCCTTTTTAGTTTCATATACTTACAAAATATGTTTTTGTAGATTTAAATGAAGAGCAAAAACCTTGAATTAGCAGCAATTTTTTACGGTAATCAAGTGTAGATTTTATGAGGCTGTTTTACAATGTTAGAGTGATCAATTAACAGTGGCAAGCAAGCTGATGAAAATTAGGTGCACCTGTTCTTGAGCGTGCATTGCTGCTGCTTGACTATCTCCTGTTAGCATAGCAGTTTTAATTCCATAAGACTTTAGCTCTGCGATCGCCTCTGCAACACCAGTCCTACAGGCATCAGAGAGGCTGAAAATTCCTGCGGGAGTTGCTCCAAAGTACACATATCCAATGGTTTTCCCTCTCTTCATATCCCCATCTTCTGGCATTGGAACTATAAATTCAAAATAGCATCCATTTATTAGAACACCATGAATGAACAATTTTTAACTAATTTACTTGCACTGAATTGAACAACATTcatattcaaaatataaatggcCGCTATGAGACTTGTACCCGTTCCACATCCCGCTCTGAGGGCAATCTTTCTATTTCCAATGTAAATTTCTTTCCCATCAATCTTTCCTTGGATGCCTTCTCCAGGAAAATTCTGAAAATCCACCACATTCTCAGGATTTGGCTCTATCGAAAGACTCCTTCCATAGTCGACAAGGGCAGCTGCCATAGGATGACTTGACTTGCTCTCAATGCTTGATACCCTACACAATTTTCAAATGCATAAATTACTTCCCAGTTTCAAGGGGAAGAAAAGTATAAAAAAAACCAGCAGTAGTCCTTACCAATAAAGCAATGTATCAATGCTCACATCTTCACAGAGAGATTGAAAATCCGCGACAAGGAATTCACCTCTTGTGATAGTTCCAGTCTTGTCAAAAGCCATTATCTTGATCTTGGCAAGTGTTTCGAGATAGTCTCCGCCTTTGATCACAACACCAGATGTTGCAGCCTTCGTAAGTGCACAGAAAGTTGCAACAGGTGTGGAGAGGATAAGACCACATGGGCATGCACTTACTAAGACCACCAATGCCAAGTGAAACCAGTGATTACGGTTATGAACTCTTAATGCCAGGGGAACAACTGCAAAGCTAATTGATATGATTATGACCACTGCCAAATATATCAGAAAACAACAGAAAATGAGAACTCTGATTTCTGAAAGAAACAAGAGGAAACAAAAGTCTATTTTAAAAGTATATTTTACAGTTTGATTTGAATAATAAACCacaagaaattaattattttttttatccttttGTTAATCTTTTAGCCTCAGCTTGAGTGATTTGTCTTATCCTGACTAGTGATATGGTCTTAGGCTCCAATCAACATTGAGTTTCaagctaaaaaaataaaaaaagaaatttttatttgatgaaactgGTTTTATTATATTGTTGATTACGGTGAGACCCAATATAAATGAGTACAAAAGaatcattatacacatatccattttattgtataattttttcAAAAGAATGCTTTTAAAAAGGTATCattaaatgttgttgaaaaaaaatttcttatttagtatttttatagttaaaatatatcaaatttattttttaaattattttaaatattttttgctTAATATAGttaaatgtattttttttttcttaacaatAGTCGTAACAATATTGCCAAAAACAATTTGCCAAAGAGATATTTTTGCTTTTATAGGaaatattaaatcatatttttttaatatgactTATAATGTTTTGTTTTGTAATAAGATCGTACCATAATTTTTAATGTTGTGTCAATTACTGAATGAATGAATGTATACACCCATACCAAAAAGTTTCTAGTGTTGTGGATAGTCATGCCTCACTTTATAGCAGGGGCAAGAAGCTGTTGAATTGGGCTATGTAATTTAAAAACTATTAAAAAATTAGTTTAAACTTAATGtttgatatattttaataataaaaactaCAAAACAGCCAGCCAAATGGCTTTTCCAAGGTTGGACAACCATTTGAATGCTGTCTTACCCAAAAAACAATTGTAAAAGAATAAATGACTAACCTGGAGTATAATATTGAGCAATTTTGTCAATGAATCTTTGAGTTTTAGACTTGCTGTTTTGAGCTTCTTCCACAAGCTTTGTCATTTTAGCTACCGCACAATCTTCAGCTAGAGTAATAGTTTTAACACTGATGTAACCTGAAAATTACTAAATACCATCAACCTGAAGAACTTTAATCCATTAAAAAGAACTGGAGAGAGAGATTATGGTATTACCATTAAGGTTGATAGTGCCAGCCCATACAGTAGAATCCTGTTGTTTGGGAACTGGGAATGATTCTCCGGTTAAGGTCTTCTCATCTACTTCACAATTGCCATCTACAACTATTCCATCGATGGGTATAATCTCTCCAGCCTTAACTGCGAGAATAGTGCTTAATTTTACGTCATCAACATTCACTTCTTCACCAGTTTCAGCTATGACTGCTTTCTGTGGAGCTAATCTCATCAATGATGACATCGTCGCATTAGCCTGAGACACATTGTACTTTAGATCAATTAAAAGATATCTAATTTTGTAAATGAAAAAAGTGCAATTTTCAACTCTGTTTAtcttattttgattttatttttgtcTATCTTGAACATCTCTCTTTATCTACTTTCAAATGTCATTTTTATCTTTATAATTGAAAATAGAAGATACGTAGGTCATCATAAACCTTGATAAGAAAACATTGCATCCATTTTATATCATTGCATGTCTAGAGAGACTTTGACTACACATATGTCAAAATCAAAACTTAAGATACATCTGTAAATGTGATAGAGTCTGGGGAGCTCAATTATTAGGCTTATTCTCTCTCGAATAGAAGCTTTTCTCTTGACT encodes:
- the LOC131172065 gene encoding putative inactive cadmium/zinc-transporting ATPase HMA3 — translated: MAVQDKSETANSSSKKKFQKSYFDVLGLCCSSEVTLIENILNSLDGVKEFSVFVPTKTVVVVHDDLLISQLQIVKALNQAKLEANVRMNGNASYQKKWPNPFAMASGVLLLVSLLKFVYYPLHWVALGAVAIGIPPIFLKAIASIRNFRLGTDILALIAVAGTIALNDYIEAATVVFLFTIAQWLESRASHKANATMSSLMRLAPQKAVIAETGEEVNVDDVKLSTILAVKAGEIIPIDGIVVDGNCEVDEKTLTGESFPVPKQQDSTVWAGTINLNGYISVKTITLAEDCAVAKMTKLVEEAQNSKSKTQRFIDKIAQYYTPVVIIISISFAVVPLALRVHNRNHWFHLALVVLVSACPCGLILSTPVATFCALTKAATSGVVIKGGDYLETLAKIKIMAFDKTGTITRGEFLVADFQSLCEDVSIDTLLYWVSSIESKSSHPMAAALVDYGRSLSIEPNPENVVDFQNFPGEGIQGKIDGKEIYIGNRKIALRAGCGTVPMPEDGDMKRGKTIGYVYFGATPAGIFSLSDACRTGVAEAIAELKSYGIKTAMLTGDSQAAAMHAQEQLEHAIEAVHAELLPEDKARILETFKKEGPTAMIGDGLNDAPALATADIGISMGISGSALATETGHVILMSNDIRKVPKAIQLARKSHRKVIENVILSISIKSAILALAFAGHPLVWAAVLADVGTCLLVIFNSMLLLRETHKRGEKCRKISAAENIEKCDNRDSCHYYKPCCSNQKVAKMCKPQDLQICASMCESNDANKKLSCGNNKCLDSAEGLQNEMKDCGNGSCNVVDLEENNPHKHACSSSHNLSTSVRQRCKSSAKMQGKCIGGDGSQKGKHSHHWHCDQVTQHCTPNHSNHSTEIEEGINNGHCYSNHCQDYLENTVESSFNHGPQNLNPVIVNCCSHKNLRCSSNDIHACMSLENKENGRCCESYMKGYCGNHGQFATGVGGGMLEIVTT